Proteins encoded together in one Planctopirus ephydatiae window:
- a CDS encoding RNA polymerase sigma factor: protein MALTDTDRDLINRCLRREAGAWREFVDRFLPLFTHVIHHSSQARSIPLQNSDVEDLCSDVLIAITENDFAVLKRFRGKASLAAYLVVVARRVVVREMIKRRMSEAFGHVRSNHLNSGQGTDVIEPVAPTEVRRIEHQEVIEKILSGLPARDAEVVRKYHMEGSSYQEISRQVGIPLNSIGPILSRALERMRHRVAST from the coding sequence GTGGCACTTACGGACACTGATCGAGATCTGATCAATCGCTGCCTCCGCCGGGAAGCCGGCGCGTGGAGGGAGTTTGTTGACCGTTTTTTGCCACTGTTTACCCATGTGATTCATCATTCGTCCCAGGCGCGAAGCATTCCGCTGCAGAACTCTGATGTGGAGGATCTCTGCTCAGATGTGCTGATTGCGATCACTGAGAATGATTTTGCTGTATTGAAGCGGTTTCGAGGGAAAGCTTCTCTCGCAGCGTATCTGGTTGTGGTGGCTCGCCGGGTTGTGGTGCGTGAAATGATCAAACGGCGGATGTCCGAAGCATTCGGGCATGTGCGTTCGAATCATTTGAACTCCGGGCAGGGTACCGATGTCATCGAACCGGTGGCACCAACCGAAGTACGACGGATTGAGCACCAGGAAGTCATTGAGAAGATCCTGAGTGGGCTGCCGGCTCGGGATGCCGAAGTGGTGCGTAAGTACCACATGGAGGGAAGCAGCTATCAGGAGATCAGCCGCCAGGTGGGGATTCCGCTGAACTCGATTGGGCCGATTCTTTCCCGTGCTCTTGAGCGGATGCGTCATCGAGTGGCCTCGACGTGA
- a CDS encoding ferredoxin family protein, with protein sequence MTHVVAEPCFNCKYTDCVVVCPVECFKEGESMLFIHPEECIDCEACVPECPPQAIFHEDNLPAQWADYLKLNAEMSEQCPPITEKKEPLGPPIG encoded by the coding sequence ATGACTCACGTTGTGGCGGAACCCTGCTTCAACTGCAAATACACCGATTGTGTTGTTGTTTGCCCCGTCGAATGTTTCAAAGAAGGCGAATCGATGCTCTTCATTCACCCCGAAGAGTGCATCGACTGCGAAGCCTGTGTCCCCGAGTGCCCCCCGCAGGCCATCTTCCACGAAGACAACCTTCCAGCCCAATGGGCAGACTATTTAAAGCTCAACGCCGAAATGTCGGAACAGTGTCCTCCCATCACCGAAAAGAAAGAACCTCTCGGCCCACCAATCGGCTGA
- the asnB gene encoding asparagine synthase (glutamine-hydrolyzing) produces MCGVVGFYAPQAPMPLHEAEHVLRQMTNRLEHRGPDDSGCWIDAQSGIALGQTRLAIVDLSPLGHQPMDSANGEWTIIFNGEIYNFHTLRQELASLGVTFKGHSDTEVLVEGFNIWGVRPTIEKCVGMFAIAAWNHRERELTLVRDRLGKKPLYYGFIGQTWFFASELKALHPHPRFEPRLNRNAIPLYLRHNYIPGPYSIYEHIWKLQPGTILTINAHGQSTGPQTYWSMRKDASAKGLANPFQGTFEEALQQLENLLENAIELRMIADVPLGSFLSGGIDSSLVTALMQKVSSKPVRTFSIGFEDPAYDEAPFAKAIAQHLKTDHVEHIVSGREALDVIPLLPEMFDEPFADSSQIPTYLVSKLARQSVTVALSGDGGDEFFCGYRRYFQTQQIASILQRIPGPARSMAAKLCQWAVPLAKTVSLQWQKRFSHASHLFSHAESDDLYLSHMQYWTEQSPGTVGIPWSSTEFMNRETWLASPHAEERWMDLDSRTYLPDDILTKVDRTSMAVALETRAPLIDHRVIEFAWSLPLDFKRQANSGKIPLKRILNKYVPAELFERPKKGFGVPMERWLCEDLRDWAEDLLSEHSLNATGFYNTPLIRQRWHAHTHGQPVWNYHLWGVLMLQAWLRTWPH; encoded by the coding sequence ATGTGTGGTGTCGTTGGTTTTTACGCTCCTCAGGCCCCAATGCCACTCCATGAGGCAGAGCATGTTCTCCGCCAGATGACCAACCGCCTCGAGCATCGCGGCCCTGATGACTCCGGTTGCTGGATCGATGCGCAATCAGGCATTGCACTCGGTCAGACTCGACTGGCCATTGTCGATCTTTCACCACTTGGCCACCAACCGATGGATTCTGCCAATGGCGAATGGACAATCATCTTCAACGGAGAAATCTATAACTTTCACACACTCCGCCAGGAACTGGCCTCACTCGGTGTCACCTTCAAAGGCCATTCCGATACCGAAGTGCTCGTCGAAGGATTCAACATCTGGGGGGTTCGCCCCACCATCGAAAAATGCGTCGGCATGTTTGCCATCGCCGCTTGGAACCATCGCGAGCGGGAACTCACTCTCGTCCGTGATCGACTGGGAAAAAAGCCCCTCTACTATGGCTTTATCGGTCAAACGTGGTTCTTTGCATCCGAACTCAAAGCTCTGCACCCTCACCCCCGCTTTGAACCAAGGCTCAACCGAAATGCCATTCCTCTCTACCTGAGGCATAACTACATCCCCGGCCCCTATTCCATCTACGAACACATCTGGAAACTCCAGCCGGGGACCATCCTCACCATCAATGCCCACGGCCAATCCACAGGCCCGCAGACTTATTGGAGCATGCGCAAAGATGCCTCTGCCAAAGGTCTGGCCAATCCCTTCCAGGGAACCTTCGAAGAAGCCCTCCAGCAACTGGAAAATCTGCTCGAAAACGCCATCGAACTACGCATGATTGCCGATGTCCCCCTCGGTTCTTTTCTCTCTGGCGGCATCGATTCATCCCTCGTCACCGCTTTGATGCAGAAGGTGTCGTCCAAACCTGTCCGCACTTTCTCGATTGGTTTTGAAGACCCGGCCTACGACGAAGCCCCCTTTGCCAAAGCGATCGCCCAGCACTTAAAAACTGATCACGTCGAGCATATTGTCTCGGGCCGTGAAGCCCTGGATGTCATCCCGCTCCTCCCGGAGATGTTCGACGAACCATTTGCCGATTCATCACAAATCCCAACCTACCTCGTCTCAAAGCTCGCCAGACAATCAGTGACCGTGGCACTTTCAGGTGATGGTGGCGATGAGTTCTTTTGTGGTTACCGCCGCTATTTCCAAACCCAGCAGATTGCCAGCATACTGCAGCGAATTCCTGGTCCCGCCAGGTCAATGGCTGCCAAACTCTGCCAATGGGCGGTCCCTTTGGCAAAAACGGTTTCGCTTCAATGGCAAAAACGTTTCAGCCACGCCAGCCATTTGTTCTCCCATGCAGAGAGCGACGATCTTTACCTGTCGCATATGCAGTATTGGACTGAGCAATCTCCCGGCACAGTCGGCATTCCCTGGAGCAGCACCGAATTCATGAATCGTGAGACCTGGCTGGCATCACCTCATGCCGAAGAGCGCTGGATGGATCTCGATTCTCGCACATACCTGCCCGACGACATCCTCACAAAAGTCGATCGAACCAGTATGGCAGTGGCACTCGAAACACGGGCCCCGCTCATTGATCATCGCGTCATCGAGTTCGCCTGGTCATTACCTCTCGATTTCAAGCGTCAAGCCAATAGTGGCAAGATCCCTCTCAAGCGAATTCTCAACAAATATGTCCCGGCAGAACTCTTCGAACGCCCCAAGAAGGGTTTCGGTGTGCCGATGGAACGCTGGCTTTGCGAAGACCTTCGCGATTGGGCCGAAGACCTGCTCTCGGAACACAGCCTGAACGCCACCGGTTTCTACAACACTCCTCTCATCAGGCAGCGCTGGCACGCTCATACCCACGGCCAACCGGTCTGGAATTACCATCTCTGGGGAGTGCTGATGTTGCAGGCGTGGCTCAGAACCTGGCCACATTGA